From Pandoraea norimbergensis, the proteins below share one genomic window:
- a CDS encoding MaoC family dehydratase, with protein MATLEYYFEDFSVGDTFDLGTYTFSADEIVHFARQFDPQPFHVDEAAGRASHFGGLVASGWHTCSIMMRLNVDQLLVRSSSMGSPGVEQIEWLAPVRPGDTINVTSSTLEVRPSKSRPDRGIVRQLWTATNQHGEEVCRFRGTGLYLKRST; from the coding sequence ATGGCAACGCTCGAGTACTACTTTGAGGACTTTTCCGTCGGCGATACGTTCGATCTCGGGACGTACACCTTCTCTGCCGACGAGATCGTGCATTTCGCACGCCAGTTCGATCCGCAGCCGTTTCACGTGGATGAAGCGGCCGGGCGTGCGTCCCATTTCGGTGGTCTTGTCGCCAGTGGCTGGCATACGTGCAGCATCATGATGCGGCTCAACGTCGACCAACTGCTCGTGCGCTCGTCGAGCATGGGCTCACCCGGCGTGGAGCAGATCGAATGGCTCGCCCCCGTGCGCCCCGGCGATACGATCAACGTGACCAGCAGCACGTTAGAAGTGCGACCTTCCAAAAGCCGCCCGGATCGGGGCATCGTGCGCCAGCTCTGGACCGCGACCAATCAGCACGGCGAGGAAGTCTGCCGGTTTCGCGGCACTGGCCTTTATCTGAAGCGCAGCACCTGA
- a CDS encoding RHS repeat domain-containing protein, with amino-acid sequence MTGTHQGPAQADSSTLYSGAQSFLSFLEKGVDPRTGTYSIRVALPKLAMNALAGPDLALSLGFDALHNADVGLGRGWSWGMSRLSPGAKRLSLSDGETQLAIVYDDRVEFPDQKLPTFIAEKSGDTVTIIYRSGRRELLTKFDINDPLTPYVPVEIISPQGRSLHLTWVHFEGQPMLTSIADHEQRELLRASRTAQAATITLTGTDGNAIAFRLVLSGDLVSSIELPVPGQVAWHLRYSRYTPADLAMLTEVRSPTGSIETLGYEERGHAFPRRAGDPVDKEPERLPYVARYALDPGQGQPLRVTTYTYSTHNFLGFEAGVDWEDATDALYKVTNDYRYWSTEAQLNAAGTAQVTIYREYDRFHGTRIERHTEADCEQTQLTEYHEEPGKAWHDQPVTIGQIRTHTTRYRCGGVSRDDVTTYGYDAWGNTTEEIGPDGTAERTTYYLPAGEDGCPPDPVWDTPHTVKTTAMVPAAAVPGSRVAATVTTRHRYALLASMAPGAPGYLECVQQTLETPAGVHQTNTFDFENNPLSLLLHGRLKQQVETMGGRSITTGFTYALADGALVTEESTHTDFDDTVSVTSRHASVISGLETRRENADEIVTYEYDALGRVREETTSPKTGGSAYSVTLRHAFTLIGLAGGEASQITTTASGVVTTTAFEGTGLLVRETRMAPDVAQGLPHDVHRIDYDAFGRVAQDVTLDWHDGQTLTVAKQFLYDGWGQQASVVRADGVTEHTEYDPLTQIETSWTSASAGAVRSASTVRQMNHFDAADWAERRSVAGTLISRLAYTYDGLGRLDTKTDPRLRRTQYEYDFADRVVRTTLPTEDVIESDYVPHADSDEIAALRLNGIDIGRREFDGLMRVSGQTIGGRTSTWAFDADRTLPREVRGPGGEIVAYDVNPSLPSSLTRCTSGAVSIDYDYDQKTGLLMHANVQTTGQPASDYRCERDASGNLSGETWLDGDTQRTTAHVWSLQGLPVSYTDVTGLEHHYRFETDTGRLLDVQCGNVTVALTYDALSRVREQRVTQAGQAMLTTTFSYDEAGREILREYVAPGRPVFSIEQQYDGLDLLTLRVRKLGGDAVLTENFDYDERNRPALYASMGDQAPHDPHDPSRRIYLQQWDYDPLDNITRVTTWHQGPATDPGIADYRYENADDPTQLTSLVYEGYGASNGTQTFAYDAAGRMTDAESGYRIAYNSLDQMLSVSHSGAELAAYRYNGLDEQCMVTLTGQPSRARIFRENVLVTEVRGTLSRVYLNGGAGTIDQAGALQVYALDAKGSVMQTYDAQTTHAVVYSPSGFREASAALDGVPGYDGETSDPATQWLWLGNARMYSPVLARFMVPDTFSPFDGGGINAYARIDPVNATDPTGHLPKWLSITIPALLAAASITTAVSVAGGIKGVGIVLNVSAQAALGKAGLAAAGSAATLAAVKGITVTAAVLSSAKIVGSAIGSLTMIASSATRAADHTALATILGAAGGTLSVSAFLFGGPATLRTYRSVVNARRKASVTEFDRRIGVLRQERVAREAAQGGRPPGVERPALQPPGQGNTNPVNWLELAPAQSPTPSRASSVYGTPRGSFSDIGSPPQGMSPNLNGTPRALRVMALRGAGPARQSVPGGSQFIRRQGQNRERSESLA; translated from the coding sequence ATGACAGGCACTCATCAAGGACCGGCGCAGGCCGATAGCAGCACGTTGTACTCGGGCGCGCAGAGCTTTCTGAGCTTTCTCGAGAAGGGTGTCGATCCGCGCACCGGGACTTACTCGATTCGGGTGGCACTGCCGAAGCTGGCAATGAATGCCTTGGCGGGTCCGGATCTGGCCCTGTCGCTCGGTTTCGATGCCTTGCACAATGCCGACGTTGGCTTGGGGCGCGGCTGGTCATGGGGCATGAGCCGCCTCAGTCCCGGTGCTAAACGGTTGTCACTGTCGGACGGCGAAACCCAGTTGGCCATCGTGTACGACGACCGCGTCGAATTCCCCGACCAGAAGCTCCCCACGTTCATTGCCGAGAAGTCGGGCGATACCGTCACCATCATCTACCGGTCGGGCCGTCGCGAGCTTCTGACGAAGTTCGACATCAACGATCCGCTCACGCCTTACGTCCCCGTCGAAATCATCTCGCCGCAAGGCCGCTCCCTTCACCTGACGTGGGTCCATTTCGAAGGGCAGCCAATGCTGACCTCGATCGCCGATCACGAACAGCGTGAATTGCTTCGCGCCAGTCGCACGGCGCAGGCAGCGACCATCACGCTGACCGGCACCGACGGCAATGCCATCGCGTTCCGGTTGGTGCTGTCGGGCGATCTCGTGTCGTCCATCGAGCTTCCCGTTCCGGGTCAAGTGGCCTGGCACCTGCGCTATAGCCGCTACACCCCCGCCGATCTCGCCATGCTGACGGAAGTGCGCTCTCCGACGGGCAGTATCGAAACCCTTGGCTATGAAGAGCGAGGTCACGCGTTCCCGCGGCGTGCGGGCGATCCGGTCGACAAGGAGCCGGAGCGACTGCCCTACGTCGCGCGTTACGCACTCGACCCGGGGCAGGGGCAACCGCTGCGTGTGACGACCTACACGTATTCCACGCACAATTTTCTCGGGTTCGAGGCCGGTGTCGACTGGGAAGACGCGACCGATGCGCTGTACAAGGTCACCAACGACTATCGCTACTGGAGTACCGAAGCGCAACTCAATGCAGCGGGCACCGCACAGGTCACGATCTACCGGGAGTACGACCGCTTTCACGGCACGCGCATCGAGCGGCACACCGAAGCCGATTGCGAGCAGACGCAACTCACTGAATATCACGAGGAGCCGGGCAAGGCCTGGCACGATCAGCCGGTCACCATCGGCCAGATCCGGACGCACACCACGCGGTATCGGTGCGGCGGGGTGTCACGCGACGACGTCACGACCTATGGCTACGACGCGTGGGGCAACACGACCGAGGAAATCGGTCCGGACGGCACGGCGGAGCGCACGACGTACTATCTGCCCGCCGGCGAAGACGGATGTCCGCCGGACCCTGTCTGGGACACACCGCATACGGTAAAGACGACAGCGATGGTGCCTGCGGCGGCGGTCCCGGGTTCGAGGGTCGCGGCCACCGTCACGACACGTCATCGCTACGCGTTATTGGCATCAATGGCACCGGGTGCGCCGGGTTATCTCGAATGCGTCCAGCAGACGCTGGAAACCCCCGCAGGCGTCCATCAGACCAATACGTTCGACTTTGAGAACAATCCGCTTTCGCTGCTGCTGCACGGCCGGTTGAAACAGCAGGTCGAGACGATGGGCGGGCGCAGCATCACGACCGGGTTCACCTATGCGCTGGCCGACGGCGCGCTCGTGACCGAGGAGTCGACCCATACCGATTTCGACGACACCGTCAGCGTGACGAGCCGCCACGCGTCGGTCATCTCGGGGCTGGAAACGCGCCGCGAGAACGCGGACGAGATCGTGACGTACGAGTATGACGCCTTGGGGCGGGTGCGTGAAGAAACCACCTCGCCGAAGACCGGCGGGAGTGCCTACTCGGTGACGCTCAGACACGCCTTTACGCTTATCGGTCTGGCGGGAGGCGAGGCGAGTCAGATCACCACGACGGCGTCCGGTGTCGTAACCACGACAGCCTTCGAAGGCACCGGTCTGCTCGTGCGCGAGACGCGCATGGCGCCGGACGTGGCACAGGGGCTCCCGCACGACGTTCACCGTATCGACTACGACGCCTTCGGCCGTGTGGCGCAGGACGTGACACTAGATTGGCATGACGGTCAAACTCTCACCGTCGCGAAGCAGTTTCTCTACGACGGCTGGGGCCAGCAGGCGAGTGTCGTGCGTGCCGACGGTGTTACCGAGCATACGGAATACGATCCGCTCACGCAGATCGAGACAAGCTGGACATCGGCGAGCGCGGGGGCGGTGCGCAGCGCAAGCACGGTCCGTCAGATGAACCACTTCGACGCCGCCGACTGGGCGGAGCGCCGGAGCGTCGCCGGGACCTTGATCAGCCGGCTGGCGTACACCTACGACGGGCTTGGGCGGCTCGACACCAAGACCGACCCGCGTCTGCGCCGTACGCAATACGAATACGACTTTGCCGATCGCGTCGTGCGAACCACGCTGCCGACCGAGGACGTGATCGAGAGCGACTACGTGCCGCACGCCGATAGCGACGAGATTGCCGCGCTCCGGTTGAATGGCATCGATATCGGCCGGCGCGAATTCGACGGCCTGATGCGTGTGAGCGGCCAGACCATCGGGGGACGCACGTCGACGTGGGCGTTCGATGCCGATCGCACGCTGCCGCGTGAGGTACGCGGCCCCGGCGGTGAGATCGTCGCCTACGACGTCAATCCGTCGCTGCCGTCGAGCCTGACCCGCTGCACCAGCGGTGCTGTCAGCATCGACTACGACTACGACCAAAAGACCGGGTTGTTGATGCACGCCAACGTGCAAACGACCGGCCAGCCCGCTAGCGACTACCGGTGCGAACGTGATGCTTCGGGAAACCTGTCCGGGGAAACGTGGCTCGACGGCGACACCCAGCGTACGACGGCACACGTCTGGTCGTTGCAAGGCTTGCCCGTCAGCTACACCGATGTCACCGGACTTGAACATCACTACCGCTTCGAGACGGACACGGGGCGCCTGCTGGATGTGCAATGCGGCAACGTGACGGTCGCCTTGACCTACGACGCCTTGAGCCGTGTGCGTGAACAACGCGTGACGCAGGCCGGTCAGGCCATGCTCACGACAACGTTCTCGTACGACGAAGCGGGGCGCGAAATTCTGCGTGAGTATGTGGCACCCGGCCGGCCGGTATTTTCCATCGAACAGCAGTACGACGGTCTTGACCTGCTGACGTTGCGCGTGCGCAAGCTTGGCGGTGACGCCGTGCTTACCGAAAACTTCGATTACGACGAGCGTAACCGGCCGGCGCTGTATGCCTCCATGGGCGATCAGGCGCCCCACGATCCGCATGATCCGTCGCGGCGCATTTATCTCCAGCAGTGGGATTACGACCCGCTCGACAACATCACCCGGGTGACCACATGGCATCAAGGGCCGGCAACGGACCCGGGAATCGCGGACTACCGCTACGAGAACGCAGATGACCCGACGCAGCTGACATCGCTCGTCTACGAGGGTTACGGCGCCAGCAACGGCACGCAAACGTTTGCGTATGACGCCGCCGGGCGAATGACCGACGCGGAAAGCGGCTATCGCATCGCGTATAACTCCCTCGACCAGATGCTGTCGGTGTCGCACAGCGGCGCTGAACTCGCGGCGTATCGATACAACGGGCTCGACGAGCAATGCATGGTCACCTTGACCGGGCAACCGTCTCGCGCACGAATCTTTCGTGAGAACGTGCTCGTCACCGAGGTGCGTGGCACGCTGTCGCGCGTCTATCTCAACGGGGGGGCGGGCACGATCGATCAGGCAGGTGCGTTGCAGGTCTACGCGCTGGATGCCAAGGGCAGCGTCATGCAGACCTACGACGCGCAGACGACGCACGCCGTGGTCTACTCGCCGTCCGGTTTTCGCGAGGCAAGCGCTGCGCTCGACGGGGTGCCCGGGTACGACGGCGAAACGTCCGATCCAGCCACGCAATGGCTCTGGTTAGGCAATGCACGGATGTACTCGCCGGTGCTCGCGCGTTTTATGGTGCCCGATACGTTTTCGCCATTCGATGGGGGCGGTATCAACGCGTACGCCCGCATCGATCCGGTCAACGCGACCGACCCCACCGGTCATCTCCCGAAATGGCTGTCCATTACGATCCCTGCGTTGCTTGCGGCTGCGTCGATCACCACTGCCGTATCGGTCGCGGGGGGCATTAAGGGCGTCGGGATTGTGCTTAACGTATCGGCGCAAGCCGCGCTCGGTAAGGCGGGGCTGGCCGCCGCCGGCAGCGCTGCGACACTGGCGGCGGTCAAAGGGATCACCGTTACCGCGGCGGTGCTGTCGTCGGCAAAGATCGTCGGCAGCGCCATAGGGTCGCTCACCATGATCGCCTCGTCCGCCACGCGCGCCGCAGATCATACCGCACTGGCAACGATACTGGGCGCTGCGGGCGGGACCCTGTCGGTGAGCGCGTTCCTCTTCGGGGGGCCGGCGACGCTCAGAACCTATCGGTCGGTGGTGAACGCTCGGCGCAAGGCCAGCGTCACTGAATTTGACCGGCGAATTGGCGTCTTGCGTCAGGAAAGGGTTGCACGCGAAGCGGCGCAAGGTGGCCGTCCGCCGGGCGTCGAACGGCCAGCCCTTCAGCCGCCGGGACAAGGCAATACGAACCCAGTCAATTGGCTGGAACTCGCCCCCGCGCAATCGCCGACACCTAGCCGGGCGTCGTCCGTGTACGGGACGCCGAGGGGATCGTTCAGTGACATCGGATCGCCCCCCCAAGGCATGTCGCCGAATCTGAATGGCACGCCACGGGCCCTGCGCGTGATGGCGCTTCGCGGCGCGGGGCCTGCCCGTCAAAGCGTGCCCGGCGGGTCGCAATTCATTCGCAGACAGGGTCAGAACCGGGAGCGGTCCGAGAGCCTGGCATGA